One region of Salvia miltiorrhiza cultivar Shanhuang (shh) chromosome 3, IMPLAD_Smil_shh, whole genome shotgun sequence genomic DNA includes:
- the LOC131018821 gene encoding adenylate isopentenyltransferase 1, chloroplastic-like has product MASAAAVSSRRHKKIVVVMGPTGCDKTKLSIDLVSRFFRSSEIVNSDKIQIHRGLDITTNKIHPRDRENVPHHLLGEFDSFESHPKFTPSDFRLAASLLISRIHSRHNTPFVVGGSNSFIYALLASGTR; this is encoded by the coding sequence AtggcctccgccgccgccgtctcctCCCGCCGCCACAAGAAGATCGTGGTGGTGATGGGCCCCACGGGCTGCGACAAGACCAAACTCTCCATCGACCTGGTGTCGAGATTCTTCCGATCGTCGGAGATCGTCAACTCCGACAAAATCCAAATCCACCGCGGCCTCGACATCACCACCAACAAAATCCATCCCCGCGACCGGGAGAACGTCCCCCACCACCTCCTGGGCGAGTTCGACTCGTTCGAGTCGCACCCCAAGTTCACCCCTTCCGACTTCCGCCTCGCCGCCTCGCTGCTCATCTCGCGAATCCACTCCCGCCACAACACGCCCTTCGTCGTCGGTGGATCGAACTCGTTCATCTACGCATTGCTGGCGAGTGGGACTCGGTGA
- the LOC131015833 gene encoding ras-related protein RABH1b-like yields the protein MAPVSALAKYKLVFLGDQSVGKTSIITRFMYDKFDNTYQATIGIDFLSKTMYLEDRTVRLQLWDTAGQERFRSLIPSYIRDSSVAVIVYDVASRQSFLNTAKWIEEVRTERGSDVIIVLVGNKTDLVDKRQVSIEEAEAKARELNVMFIETSAKAGFNIKPLFRKIAAALPGMETLSSAKQEDMVDVNLKSGNNNASQSQQQSGGCAC from the exons ATGGCTCCGGTCTCGGCTCTCGCCAAGTATAAATTAGTGTTTTTGGGGGATCAATCAGTCGGTAAAACGAGCATCATTACTCGATTCATGTACGATAAATTTGACAACACTTATCAG GCGACTATTGGAATTGATTTCCTTTCCAAGACTATGTATCTTGAAGATCGAACTGTACGGTTGCAATTATG GGATACTGCAGGACAAGAGAGATTTAGGAGTCTCATCCCAAGCTATATAAGAGACTCCTCTGTTGCAGTCATAGTTTATGACGTTGCAA GCAGACAGTCCTTTCTGAATACCGCAAAATGGATTGAGGAGGTTCGAACTGAGAGAGGAAGTGATGTTATTATTGTGCTAGTTGGAAACAAAACTGATCTTGTGGACAAGAG GCAAGTTTCGATAGAGGAAGCAGAGGCCAAAGCTCGTGAGCTTAATGTGATGTTTATTGAAACTAGTGCTAAGGCTGGCTTCAATATTAAG CCATTATTCAGGAAGATTGCTGCAGCCTTGCCCGGGATGGAAACTTTATCATCGGCTAAGCAAGAAGATATGGTCGACGTCAACCTCAAGTCTGGCAACAATAATGCATCTCAATCACAACAGCAATCGGGAGGGTGTGCTTGCTGA
- the LOC131015834 gene encoding uncharacterized CRM domain-containing protein At3g25440, chloroplastic-like, which translates to MAVRNLASKFPFLKRLRPNSTPLSPLFSHSQIIFQSSRIVSRSIPLAAGNRVIVGQMCNFGGFHSGRVLRNAEPEVGQKGGADDGRVTKRKKLKGKRAVVRWLKHFRYKKKKSYERMTAEEKILYKLMKARRKEERLLEALRKIEPKETSDTMHDPEILTPEEHFYFLKMGEKSKNYVPVGRRGLYQGVILNMHLHWKKHQTLKVIVKTFSPEEVKEIASELARLSGGIVLDIQEDNTIIMYRGKNYCQPPTEIMSPRETLSRKKALDKSRYRDALRAVKRYIPRLEQELELLQARAGSEPSTNEENQANEAGGLDSGNLPNQEFEGSDRLKELLAKSEGNDTNSSVDSDMVSDTEDLSDIFETESESDAETEGRDEKPLYMDEFEKFPVQSEGEDDDFEEHLRRISADSRKEGKSRDGDGDADLDEVDRMVLRAASLLKKKRR; encoded by the exons ATGGCGGTGAGAAATTTGGCATCTAAATTCCCATTCCTCAAACGTCTCCGCCCAAATTCCACGCCCTTGTCGCCTCTCTTCTCCCATTCTCAAATCATATTTCAAAGCTCGAG GATTGTTAGCAGAAGCATACCTCTTGCTGCTGGGAATCGTGTGATTGTGGGGCAAATGTGTAACTTTGGCGGGTTCCATTCGGGTCGGGTTCTGAGGAATGCGGAGCCTGAGGTGGGGCAAAAAGGTGGGGCGGATGATGGTCGGGTCACGAAGAGGAAGAAATTGAAAGGGAAGAGAGCTGTGGTGAGGTGGTTGAAGCACTTCAGGTATAAGAAGAAGAAATCCTATGAAAGGATGACCGCCGAAGAGAAAATCCTCTACAAATTGATGAAG GCTCGAAGGAAAGAGGAAAGATTACTTGAAGCTCTCAGAAAAATCGAGCCTAAAGAGACATCGGACACAATGCACGACCCTGAAATACTGACACCCGAAGAACACTTTTACTTTTTGAAGATGGGCGAGAAGAGCAAGAATTATGTCCCCGTTGGGAGGCGAGGGCTATATCAAGGCGTTATACTGAACATGCACTTGCACTGGAAGAAGCATCAGACGTTGAAGGTCATCGTGAAGACGTTCTCTCCGGAAGAGGTGAAGGAGATTGCTTCGGAGCTGGCAAGATTGAGCGGTGGGATTGTGCTCGATATTCAGGAAGACAACACCATAATCATGTACAGAGGGAAGAACTATTGCCAACCCCCGACCGAGATAATGTCTCCGAGGGAAACCCTCTCGAGAAAGAAG GCGTTGGATAAGTCGAGGTATAGGGATGCTCTGAGGGCTGTTAAGAGATATATTCCAAGACTCGAGCAGGAGCTCGAGCTGCTTCAAGCTCGGGCGGGAAGTGAACCTAGCACGAACGAAGAAAACCAGGCGAACGAGGCTGGTGGTCTTGATTCCGGAAACCTTCCCAATCAAGAGTTCGAAGGGTCTGATAGGTTGAAAGAACTATTGGCTAAGAGTGAAGGAAATGACACCAACTCGAGCGTAGATTCGGATATGGTTTCGGACACCGAAGATCTGTCGGATATTTTTGAGACGGAATCGGAATCAGACGCGGAGACGGAAGGGAGAGACGAAAAGCCTCTTTATATGGACGAGTTTGAAAAGTTCCCGGTGCAGAGTGAGGGAGAGGACGACGATTTTGAAGAACACCTGCGCAGGATATCTGCCGATTCGAGAAAGGAGGGGAAATCACGCGATGGAGACGGAGACGCGGATCTCGATGAGGTTGATCGAATGGTTCTACGAGCTGCGTCTCTTTTGAAGAAAAAGAGGAGATAA